In Ramlibacter sp., the sequence TCACGCTGGCTTCGGCCGCCTGCGGGCTCGCCCCTGACGCCGCCACGCTGGTGGCAGCGCGGGTGCTGCAAGGCCTGGCTGGCGCCCTGCTTCAGCCGCAGGTGCTGGCCATGATGGGCCTGGTCTACACCGGCGAGCGGCGCGCCCGCGCGTTTGCCGCCTACGGGCTCACGCTGGGCCTGGGCGCCACGCTGGGCCAGCTGCTGGGTGGCCTGCTCATCCACGCCAACCTGGCCGGGCTGGGCTGGCGCAGTTGCTTCCTCATCAACGTCCCGGTGGGCCTGGCCGCGTTGGCGCTGGCGCCGCGGCTGCTGCCACCGCTGGCCAACAAGGCCGGCGCGCGGCTGGATCTGGCGGGCGCGGCGCTGGCCGCGGCCGTCTGCACGGCGGTGGTGCTGCCGCTGGTGGAGGGGCGCGAGCAGGGCTGGCCGCTGTGGAGCGTGCTGAGCCTGGCGCTGGCCCTGCCGCTGGCTGCGGCCTTCGCGCTGCAGCAACGGCAGCTGGCCCGGCGCGGCGGCGCGCCCCTGCTGGCCCCGGCCCTGCTCGCGCACCGCAGCTTTGTGCTGGGCCTGGCCACGACGCTGGCGTTCTACGCGGGCAATGCCTCGCTGTATTTCGTGCTGGCGCTGTACATGCAGCAGGGGCTGGGCCTGGCGCCGCTGCCCTCGGGGCTGATCTTCACGGCGCTGGCCGCGGGCTTTTTTGCCACCTCGCTGGCCGCACCGCGGCTGGCGCGGTGGCTGGGCGGCGCGCCGATCGCGCGTGGCGCATTGCTGCTGGCGCTGGGCCACGCGCTGCAATGCCTGAACGTGACGCTGTGGGCCGGGCCGTCCACCCTGTTCTGGATGGTGCCGCTGCTGTTGCTGCAGGGCGCGGGGCTGGGGCTGGTGATGGCGCCGCTGGTGTCCGCGGTGCTGGCGGGCCTGCCGCCCCAGCATGCGGGCGTGGCGTCGGGCACGATTGCCACCGTGCAGCAGGCGGGCAATGCGCTGGGCGTGGCCCTGGTCGGCATCCTGTTTTACGGCCAGCTGCAGGGCGCGGCCGATGCGCAGGCCTGGGGCGCGGCCCTGGGCGTGGCGCTGCTGTACCTGTGCGCGTCAGCGCTGCTGGTGGCCGGCTTGCAGGCCTGTGCCAACCGCCTGGTCAGACCCGCCGCATAGCCACTTGCTCCTGTTTTCATAGCGCGCAGTGGCCGCCGCTATTGGACTCCAGGCACTTTTCATGGTGAAACGGGGGCCGTAGGCACTTGCCAGCCGCCGCCCAGCGCCTGGATCAGCGCCACGGCCGCCGTCTGGCGGTCGGCCTGCAGCTGCACCAGCGCCCGGCGCGCGCTGCGTGCCGCGGCCTGCGCGGTGATCACTTCGGTGAAGCTCACCTGCCCGGCCTTGTAGCGGTTCAGCTGCTGCTGCTCCACCTCGTCGGCGGCGCGCGAGGCCTGCTCGCGCAGCACCTGCTGGGCCTGCAGCACGCGCGCGGCCACCAGCTGGTTCTCCACGTCCTGGAACGCTGCCAGCACGGTCTGGCGGTACTGCGCGGCGGCCAGGTCCAGCGCCGCGCGCGCCGCGTCCACGCGCGCCGTGGTGGCGCCCGCATTGAACAGCGACTGCGCCAGCGAGGCGCCCAGCGCCCACACCAGGTGCGAGGGGCTCAGCAAATCCTCGATGCGCGGGCCGCTGGTGCCCACCGAGGCACTCAGCCCGATGCTGGGGTAGTAGGCCGCCTGCGCCACGCCAACCTGCGCATTGGCCACGGCGACACGGCGCTCACGCGCCGCAATGTCGGGCCGGCGCTGCAGCAGGTCGGATGGCAGCAGCACCGGCACCGCGGGCACGGTGGGCCGCCACTGCGCCTGCGCGGGCAGGCTGAGCGCGGCCGGCGCGCGCCCCGTGAGCACGGCAATCGCATGCTCGGACTGGGCGCGCTGGCGGCTCAGGGTCAGGTCATCGGCGCGGGTGTTGGCCAGCTGGGTTTCGGCCTGCAGCACATCGGTGCGCGGTGCGATGCCTGCGTCGTAGCGGTTCTGGGCGATCTGGCGCGAGCGCTCGTAGCCCTCGATGGTCTGCGCCAGCAGCGCGCGCTGCACATCGGTCTGGCGCAGGGCCACATAGGCCGCCACCAGTTCCCCCTGCGCCGACAGCCGGGCCGAGGCCAGATCGGCCGCGCTGGCCGCCGCCGCCGCTTGCGCGCCCTGGGCGGCCTGGCCCAGCCGGCCCCAGACGTCGGGCTCCCAGCTGGCCCCGATGCTGAGCTGGTAGCTGCTGCGGGTACCGGCGCTGCTGCCCTCGCCGCCGCTGCGGTTGGCGCCCAGGTTCAGCCCCACGGTGGGGAACATGGCGGCGCGCTGCTGCGCCAGCAGCGCGCGGGCCTGCGCATACGAGGCCACGGCCGCCGCCACGTTCTGGTTGGACACCTCGACCTGCGCGGCCAGCGCGTTGAGTTCGGGGTCGTTGAACAGCGTCCACCACGGCCCGCGGTCCAGCGCATCGGCCGGCGCGGCGGTCACCCACGGGCCCTGCTCCTTGAAGGCCGCGGGCACGGGCGCCTCGGGGCGCTGGTAAGCCGGGCCCACGGCACAGCCGCCCAGCGCCAGCAGCGCCGCAACCGCCACCGCAGACAGCGTTGAGCGCGATGCTCCGGTGGGCCACTGCGAAGGCACAGTGTGGGCGGGCAGAAAAGGCAGGGGCAGTCGCATGGCGGTCACGCAGGTTGGGGGTTGTTGTGGCGGCCCAGCTCACGCTCCAGCGGGCCGCGCCGGCGCAGCTTGTCCATCAGCAGGTAGACCACGGGCGTGGTCAGCAGCGTCAGCACCTGGCTGGCGATCAGGCCGCCAATGATGGCAATGCCCAGCGGCTGGCGCAGCTCGGCACCTTCGCCAAAGCCGATGGCCAGCGGCAGCGCGCCCAGCGCGGCGGCCAGCGTGGTCATGAGGATGGGCCGAAAGCGCAGCAGGCAGGCCTCGCGCACGGCGGCCAGGGGCGTGAGCCCGCGCGAACGCTCGGCGTCCAGCGCAAAGTCGATGATCAGGATGGCGTTTTTCTTGACGATGCCAATGAGCAGGAACAGGCCGATCAGCGCCATGATGGAAAAGTCCATCCCGAACAGCATCAGGGCCAGCACCGCGCCCACCCCGGCCGACGGCAGTGTGGACAGCACCGTGACCGGGTGGATCAGGCTTTCATACAGCACGCCCAGCACGATGTAGATCACCACGATGGCCGCCAGGATCAGCAGCGGCTGCTCGCCCTGCGAGTCCTGCGCCGCGCGCGCCGTGCCCTGGAAGCTGCCGCGCACGTTGCGCGGCATGGCAATGCTGGCCTCGGCGTCGCGCACGGCTTGCTGGCCGTCGGCCAGGTTGGCGCCATCGGCCAGGTTGTAGGAAATGGTGGTGGCCAGCTCGGCGTCCTGGTGGGAGACGGAGCTGGCCGTGGGCCGCTCCGAGAAGCGCGCAATGGCCGACAGCGGCACCATGTTGCGCGCCGAGGTGCTCAAGGCCTGGCCGGTGGACTGGTTGCGCAGCGAGGGGTTGATCGGGCTGCTGGTTGACGTCAAGGACGCCGAGTTGCTGGCGGCCAGCCGCGCCGGCACGTAGATGTCCTTGAGCGATTCGGGGCTGCGCGTGTAGCGCGGCGCCACGCCCATGATCACGCGGTACTGGTTCTGCTCGCCATAGATGGTGGCCACCTGGCGCTGGCCAAAGCCGTTGTACAGCGCGTTGTCAATGTCGCGCGAGCTGATGCCCAGGCGCGCGGCGCTGTCCTTGTCGACCTCGACATAGGTTTCCACGCCGTTTTCCTGCTGGTCGGTGTCCACATCGACCAGCGCGTCCTGCTGCTTCATGGCCTCGGCCAGCTTCGTGGCCCACAGGCGCAGGTCGGCCACGTTGTCGCTCTTGAGCGTGTACTGGTAGGTGGAGTTGCTGGAGCGCCCGCCCATGCGCAGGTCCTGCACCGGGTTGAGGAACAGGCTGATGCCCGTGACCGCGGCAAGCTGTGGGCGCAGCCGCGCGATCACGGCCTGGCCCTTGTCGGTGCGCTGCGAGGCCGGCTTGAGGTTGATGAACATGAAGCCTCCGCCGGGCCGGCTGCCGCCGGTGAAACCCACCACGGTGTCCACGGCCGGGTCGGCGCGGATGATGTCGATGAGCTGGCGCAGCTTGTCCTGCATGGCCTGGAACGAGATGCTCTGGTCGGCCCGCATGCCGCCCGAGATCTGCCCCGTGTCCTGCTGCGGGAAGAAGCCCTTGGGCACCCGCGTGAACAGGTAGACGTTGAGCCCCACCACCGCCACCAGGATGGCCATCACCAGCCAGCGCGCATGCAGCGCCCAGTCCAGGCTGTGCTCGTAGCCCCGGTGCAGCCAGCCAAAGCCGCGCTCCAGCCCGCGCGCCAGGCGCCCGGGCGGCCTGGCTCCCTCCCCGCCACCGGGCTTGAGCAGCCAGGCGCACAGCATGGGCGTGGTGGTGAGCGAGAGCACCAGCGAGATCATCACCGCGGCCGACAGCGTGACCGCAAACTCGCGGAACAGCCGCCCCACCTGCCCGCCCATGAACAGCAGCGGGATGAACACCGCCACCAGCGACAGGCTGATGGACAGCACCGTGAAGCCCACCTCGCGCGCGCCCAGCAACGCGGCCTTGAAGCGGTCCATGCCGGCCTCGATGTGGCGGCTGGTGTTCTCCAGCACCACGATGGCGTCGTCCACCACAAAGCCCGTGGCCACGGTGAGCGCCATCAGGCTCAGGTTGTTGAGCGAAAAGCCCAGGAAATACATGACGCCAAAGGTGCCCAGCAGCGACACGATGGTGGCAATGGCCGGGATGAAGGTGGCGCGCACGCTGCGCAGGAAGGCACTGACCACCAGCACCACCAGTGCGATCGCAATGGCCAGCGTGACCTCGACCTCGTGCAGCGCCGCGCGGATGGAGTTGGTGCGATCCGACGCCACGGCAATCCTGATGTCGGACGGCAGCTGGGCCTGCAGCTCGGGCAGCAGCGCGCGCACCCCGTCCACCGTGGCGATCACGTTGGCGCCGGGTTGCAGCGTGACCAGCACGATCACCGCGCGCTCGCCGTTGAACAGGCCCAGCGTGTTGATGTTCTCCACGCTGTCGGTCACCTCGGATATGTCAGACAGGCGCACGGCCGCGCCATTGCGCCAGGCCACGACCAGGCCCTTGTAGTCGGCCGCAGTGCGGCCCGAGCCATTGGGCCCGGTGCCGGTGTAGATCTGCAGGCGCTGGCCCGAGACCTCGATGTCGCCCTTGGGCCGGTTGACGCTGCCGGCCTGCAGCGCGGCGCGCACGTCCTCGGTGCTGATGCCGTACTTGTTGAGCGCAAACGGCAGCAGGTCGACGCGCACCGCGGGCTGCGAGCCGCCGCCCAGTTCCACGTCGCCCACGCCGGCCACCTGCGACACCTTTTGCTGCACCACGTTGGACACCGCGTCGTAGATCTGCCCCGGCGAGCGCTTGGGCGAGGTCAGCGCCAGGATGATCACCGGCGAAGCCGACGGGTTGGCCTTGCGGTAGGTCGGGTTGCTGCGCAGCGTGGACGGCAGGTCGGCGCGCGAGGCGTTGATGGCGGCCTGCACCTCGCGCGCGGCGGCGTCGATGTTGCGGTTCAGGTTGAACTGCAGCGTGACGCGCGACGAGCCGTTGCCGCTGTTGGACGTCATTTCATTGACGCCGGCGATCACGCCCAGGCGCCGCTCCAGCGGCGTGGCCACGCTGGTGGCCATGGTCTCGGGGCTGGCGCCGGGCAGGCTCGCGCTGACCGAGATCACCGGAAAGTCCACCTGCGGCAGGGAGGCCACGGGCAGGAAGAAAAAGGCGCCAATGCCCGCGAGCGCAATGCCGATGGTCAGCAGCACGGTGGCCACCGGCCGCCGGACAAAGGGCTCGGACAGGTTCATGCGCCGGCCCCCTCGGCGCGCCGGGCCGCCGGCCGCAGGCGGCGCCCCAGCCGGTCAAACGCGAGGTAGATCACCGGGGTGGTGAACAGCGTGAGCAGTTGGCTCACGATCAGCCCGCCGAAGATGGCCAGGCCCAGCGGGCGGCGCAGCTCGGCGCCCTCGCCCCAGCCCAGCATCAGCGGCACCGCCGCGAACAGCGCGGCCAGCGTGGTCATCAGAATGGGCCGGAAGCGCAGCCGCGCCGCCTGGCGGATCGCCTCCAGTGGGGTCTTGCCCTCGCTGCGCTCCGCGTCGATCGCGAAGTCGATCATCATGATCGCGTTCTTCTTGACGATGCCGATCAGCAGGATGATGCCGATGATGCCGATCACGCCCAGGTCGCTGCCGGTGATCATCAGCATCAACAATGCGCCCACCCCGGCCGACGGCAGCGTGGACAGAATGGTCAGCGGGTGGATGTAGCTCTCGTACAGCACGCCCAGCACGATGTAGACGCAGATGATGGCCGCCAGGATCAGCCACAGCTGGTTGGCCAGCGAGGCCTCGTAGGCGCCCGAGGCACCCAAGAAGGTCAGCGTCACGCTGGGCGGCAAGTTGATGTCCCTGGCGGCCTGGCGGATCGCGTCCACGGCGTGGCCCAGCGAGACGCCGGGTGCGGTGTCAAAGCCCACGGTGGTGGCCGGGTACTGCGCCACGTGGGTGATCTGCAGCGGGGCCCGGCGCTCGCTGATCCTGGCCACCGCCGACAGCGGCGTGGCGTCGCCCGAGGCGGTGCGCAGCTGCACCATGCCCAGCGAGGCCGGCGAGGCCTGCGATTCAGGCCGCGCCTCGAGGATCACGCGGTACTGGTTTGTCTCGGTGAAGATGGTGGACACGATGCGCTGGCCAAAGGCACTGTACAGCGCCTCGTCGATGCTGGACGCGGTGATGTTCAGCCGCGAGGCCGTGTCGCGGTCGATGTCCACATAGACGGCCGCGCCCTGCGAGTCGGCGTCTGAGACCACATTGCGCACCTGCGCCACATCGTGCAGCCGCGCGGCAAGCTTGCCGGCCCATTCGATCACGGTGGCGTTGTCGGCCGATTCCATGGAAAAGCGGAACTGCGTGGGCCCCGATTCCGAGTCAATGGTCAGGTCCTGCACGGGCTGCAAATACAGCGTGATGCCGGGCACGGCCTGCGCGCGTTCGCGCAGGCGCTGCATCACCGCCTCCTGACTGCCGCGCGCGCTTTTGAGGTTGATCAGCATGCGGCCGGTGTGCAGCATGGTGTTGTTGGCCGCGTCCACGCCGACAAAGCTGCTGAGCGTGGCCACCTCGGGGTCGTCCATGATCAGCCGCGCCACGCGTTGCTGCATCTGCGCCATCTGCGGGTACGACACCGACTGCGAGGCCTCCACGCGCGCCTGCAACTGCCCGGTGTTCTGGGTCGGGAACAGGCCTTTGGGCATCCAGATGTACAGCAGCACCGTGAGCGCCAGCGTGGCCAGCGCCACCAGCAGCGTCAGGCCCTGGCGCGCCAGCACCCAGCCGAGCATGGCGTCGTAGCGCGCGATGATGCGGTCGTTCCAGCCTCGCTGCCCTTCGACAGGCTCAGGGCGAACGGAGCCATCTTCCGTTCGGGCTGAGCCTGGCCTGTCCTGAGCTTGCCGAAGGGTGGAAGCCCGCAACCACCGCGCCGACATCATGGGCACCAGCGTCAGCGACACCAGGGCCGAGATCAGGATGGTGATGGCCAGCGTCACCGCGAACTCGCGGAACAGCCTCCCCACCACGTCGCCCATGAACAGTAGCGGGATCAGAACCGCGATGAGTGACACGGTGAGCGAGATGATGGTGAAGCCGATCTCGGTGGCGCCCTTGAGCGCCGCCTGCATGGGCGGCTCGCCGTCCTCGATGTGGCGCGAGATGTTCTCGATCATCACGATCGCGTCGTCCACCACAAAGCCGGTGGCAATGGTCAGCGCCATCAGCGACAGATTGTTCAGGCTGTAGCCCAGCAGGTACATGGCGCCGCAGGTGCCGATCAGCGAGATCGGCACGGCCAGGCTGGCAATCACGGTGGCGCGAAGGCTGTGCAGGAAGGCAAAGATCACCAGCACCACCAGCACCACCGCGATCAGCAACTCGATCTGCACATGGTGCACCGAGGCCCGGATGCCCGTGGTGCGGTCCGACAGCACATCGACCTTGAGCGCCGGCGGCAGGCCGGCCGTGAGCTCGGGCAGGCGCTGCTTGATGGCGTCCACCGTGGCGATCACATTGGCGCCGGGCTGGCGCTGCACGTTGAGGATGATGGCCGGGCGCAGCTGGCCCGACGCCACCGACCAGGCACCCAGCTTGATGTTCTCGGCGCTTTCCACCACCTGGGCCACGTCGCGCAGGCGCACGGGCGCGCTGTTGCGGTAGGTCAGCACCAGGTTGCTGTAGTCGGCGGCGGTCAGCAGCTGGTCGTTGGAATTGATGGTGTAGGCCCGCGTGGGGCCATCAATGCTGCCCTTGGCGCCATTGGCATTGGCGGCCCCGATGGCGGTGCGCAGGTTGTCCAGCGTGAGGCCGTAGGACGCGAGCGCCCGGGTGTCGGCCTGGATGCGCACGGCCGGCCGCTGCCCGCCCGACAAGGTGACCAGCCCCACGCCCGCCACCTGGCTGATCTTGAGCGCCAGCCGGGTGTTGACGAGGTTCTGCACCTCGGTGAGGGGCAGCGCCTCGGAGGTGATGGCCAGCGTGAGCACGGGCGCATCGGCGGGGTTGACCTTGGCATACACCGGTGGCGCCGGCAGGTCGGCCGGCAGCAAGGACCCGCCAGCATTGATGGCGGCCTGCACCTGCTGCTCCGCCACGTCCAGTGCCAGGCCCAAACCGAATTGGAGAGTGACAATCGACACGCCCGCCGCGCTGGTGGACCCCATGCGTGCCAGGCCGGCCATCTGGCCGAACTGGCGCTCCAGCGGCGCCGTGACGGTCTGCGCCATCACCTCGGGGCTGGCGCCGGGGTACAGCGTCTGGACCTGGATGGTCGGGTAATCCACCTGCGGCAGCGCCGACAGCGGCAAAAACCGCAGGCCCACCAGCCCCGCCAGCACGATGGCCAGCATCAGCAGCGAGGTGGCAACGGGCCGCTGGATGAAGGGACGCGACGGACTCATGGGCGTGCTGCTCTGCGGCCGCTCATTGGGCGGCGCCCTGCCCACCGGCCGCGCGCCGGCGCTCCACCGTCTGTTGCCAGCGGTCCAGCGCCGCCGGGTCGCCGCGGTCGAGGGCCTCAAGGAAGCGACGGCGCCGCTCCAGCTGCTCGGGGTCGTCGCGCACCGCGTCCAGCATGCGCTTGCGCTGCTCGGCCGTGGGCAAGGGCACGCCGCCCGATGCGCCGGCCGCTGCACCGCCCTCCTTGGCCGCTGCCGCACCCGCGCCTGGCGGCCTGGCTTGACCGGCCGCGGCGCCGCCAGATCTGGGCGCCGGGCCACCGCCGGGTTCGCGCGTCATGGGGCCTGCGGGTGACGAAGCGCCCGGCTGCAGGGCCGGCGCACCAGCGCCACCCGCACCCCCCGCACCACCGGCGGCACCGCCCTGGCGCCTTGCGCCTGGCCGGCCGCCCCCGGTGCCCGGCGCATCGCCCGGCAACATCACCCGCGAGCCTTCGCGCAGGCGGTCGGCGCCCTCGGTGATGACGCGCTCGCCCATGCTCAGGCCGCTGGTGACCTGCACCTTGTCCACCGTGGCCTGGCCACGGGTCACGGGGCGGATCGTCACGGTCCGGTCGTCCTTGAGGACGAACACGTAGTCGCCGTTGGAGCCGGTGCGCACCGCCGCCACCGGAACCACCACGGCGCCCTCCACCGTCTTGAGCTGGATCTGCACATTGACAAACTGGCTGGGGAACAGCGCGAGGTTGGCATTGGCAAACCGCGCCTTGGCCTTGACGGTGCCGGTCTGCACGTCGATCTGGTTGTCCAGCGCGGCAAAGGTGCCCGTGCCCAGCACGATGCTGCGGGTACGGTCCAGCACCTTGACCGGCAAGGCCGCGCCCATGCTGTGCTGCAGCGTGGCCGCCATGTCCTGGGGCACGGCAAAGGCCACGTCGATCGGCGAGACCTGGGTGATCAGCGCCACGCCATTGGCATCGCCCGCGCTGATCAGGTTGCCCACGTCCACGGTGCGCAGGCCCACGCGCCCCGCGATCGGCGCGGTGATCCGGGTGTAGTCCAGGTTCAGGCGTGCCGTGCCTTGGTTGGCGCGGGAAATCTGCGCGGTGGCGCCCAGCTGCTTGACCAGCGCGGTCTGGGTGTCCACGTCCTGGCGGGCAATCGAATCCTGGGCCAGCAAGGTGGTGTAGCGCTGCAGCGTGACGCGGGCCGCCTCCAGCTGGGCTTCGTCGCGCAGGCGCTGGCCGGTAGCCTGCTGCAACGCGAGTTCAAAGGGCCGCGGGTCGATGATCGCCAGCAATTGCCCCTTGGCCACCGTCTGCCCTTCCTTGAACAGCACCTGCTGCAGGATGCCGGACACCTGGGCCCGCACCCTGACCGTGGCCTGGGGCGTGACCGTGCCCAGGGCCTCCAGCGTGACCGGAATGTCGGATTGCGCTGCCGTGGCCACGCCCACCGTGGTGCCGCCCCGCGCCCCGGGCGGACGGGCCCCGCCGGCCCCGAACATGCCGGGCGCTGAGGCCGTGTCACGGTGCGTCAGGTGCCAGGCCAACCAGCCGACCCCACCCACCACCAGCAGCGCGATCACGGTTCCGATGAGGGTCGCCCGGCGGCTGACGCGACGCGGTGGGGAAGCGGTGCCGGTGGCTGGGTGAGCGGGCGACTCAGGCTTGATCGGGTCCATCGGTGTCCTGTTTTCTTGAGGGTCGGGTCACCGGCGCGTCTGGGAGAAAACCGGGCGCCAGCGCGCGGCACCGGGCCGCACAGGCTGGATCATCCGCGATTACTGTATCTGTCTGGTTAACTTGGGTTGCGTGGGCGCAAAGCGCCCGGGGGCCCTACCGGCCCAGGGTGCGCCGTGCCAGGGTAACCACCGGCGCATCGACCATGCGCCCGTCGAGGCTGAAGGCGGCATCGCCGTGGGTCTCAACCCCCGCCATCACGCGGCGGGCCCAGTCGAGCTCGGCCTGCGAGGGCGCAAAGGCGGCGCGCACGCCGGCCACCTGCGCCGGGTGGATGCACAGCTTGCCGCCAAAGCCCATGCGCCGGGCCCGCGCGGCATCGGCCGCCAGCCGCGGCGCGTCGCCGGTGGCCACGGTCACGCCGTCCACGGGCGCGGCCAGGCCGGCGCGGCGCGATGCGCGCACCAGCGCCAGGCGCACCGGCAACAGTTCGGCCTCGTCGTCGGCGCAGGCCATGCCCAGGTCCAGCTGGAAGTCCAGGTGGCCAAACACCAGCCGCAGCACCTGGGGCGCGGTGGCCAGGGCGTCCAGCGCATCCAGCCCGGCCCCGGATTCCACCAGCGGCAACAGCGCCGCCTGCGGCCCCAGTGCCCCGGCCAGGTCGGCCAGCACCCGGGCCGATTCGGCCTTGGGCAGCACCACGCCCACCAGGCCCTGGGCGACGCACCGCGCGGCCAGGGCGATGTCGTCGGCATGCCAGGGCGTTGCGGCGGCGTTGATGCGCAGCAGCACGCGGCCGCGTTCCGCGGCTGCCAACGCTTCGAAAGCCTGGGCAAATGCATCGCGCGCGGCGGCCTTGTCTGCACTGGCGACCGCGTCCTCCAGATCCACGATCACCGCGCCCGCGCCACTGGCCAGCGCCTTGGCCAGGCGCTCGGGCCGCGTGGCCGGCACGAACAGCAGGGTGCTGGCATGGGCCAGCGCGGCCTGCGCGGTGCCGGGCGGCGCGGTCATGCGCCCGCCAGCAAGCGCCCGACCGCGGGGGCCTGCGCAATCTGCCAGAGCCGGTCGATCGCCGCCTGGGCCTCGGTGGTGCCGGCGGCACCGCCGTAAGCCGCCAGCCGCAGCGCCTTGGCCGTGATCTCATCGCGGCTCAGGGTGTTGCCGGGGTCGCCCTTGGGTTCGTCGACCCGGCCCGCCAGCACGCGGCCATCGGTGGTGTGCACCGTGACCT encodes:
- a CDS encoding CoA ester lyase, producing MTAPPGTAQAALAHASTLLFVPATRPERLAKALASGAGAVIVDLEDAVASADKAAARDAFAQAFEALAAAERGRVLLRINAAATPWHADDIALAARCVAQGLVGVVLPKAESARVLADLAGALGPQAALLPLVESGAGLDALDALATAPQVLRLVFGHLDFQLDLGMACADDEAELLPVRLALVRASRRAGLAAPVDGVTVATGDAPRLAADAARARRMGFGGKLCIHPAQVAGVRAAFAPSQAELDWARRVMAGVETHGDAAFSLDGRMVDAPVVTLARRTLGR